From Candidatus Woesearchaeota archaeon, a single genomic window includes:
- a CDS encoding RusA family crossover junction endodeoxyribonuclease → MTDETIFFLRVDEVPPSTNTIYRTTGKNGRTRTYTTRSAKEFKQRLNHAAKNQIKTPTSKPLTVVVLLSFPDRRKRDLDNYAKTILDALNGTVWKDDSQIQKLIIEKRHTPGNRSTSVIVIQRNEEI, encoded by the coding sequence ATGACCGACGAAACAATCTTTTTTTTAAGAGTGGACGAAGTGCCTCCAAGCACAAACACAATATACCGCACCACTGGAAAGAACGGCAGAACCAGGACCTACACCACCCGAAGCGCAAAAGAGTTCAAGCAACGCCTCAACCACGCTGCCAAAAACCAAATCAAAACACCCACCTCAAAACCCCTCACGGTAGTGGTCCTCCTGTCGTTCCCAGACAGGCGCAAAAGGGACCTGGACAACTACGCAAAAACAATCCTGGACGCCCTGAACGGAACAGTATGGAAAGACGACAGCCAAATCCAAAAACTCATCATCGAGAAAAGACACACGCCAGGAAACAGAAGCACCAGCGTAATCGTCATCCAGAGGAATGAGGAAATATGA